The Rhodamnia argentea isolate NSW1041297 chromosome 10, ASM2092103v1, whole genome shotgun sequence sequence tttttaataattttcctaatttttattgtttccccttttttcctattttactttatttttttttaattgtggtGGACGAGGGTATCGTGACCTTGGTCGGCCATTGAATGAGGGCTCATGAGCCTTTGCTTTTGcccggccctcgccggccacaacaAGGGCATGTAACCCCTCGCCCGCATTTGACGACTTCTCTGGCCATTATAGAAGCCGCAAACCGGCAgagaataatgaaaaaaagaaaaagaaaagaaaagggtagaagaaaaaacttattaaaagttacaaaaaaattatccatatcagtactaaccatgccatgtaggatagccAACATGCATGCTAGCACTTTTTTGCTAAAAATTGGTTGGAATACATTGGGAAATTGTCAAAGGCTTATAATGAAATTGGCaaatgaaagatttatgactgaattgacatccgtataatagatttagactTATTTTTAGTAATTATCCCTTCATAAAACTCACTCTCAAGggcttttgttgttgttgttgtccccCGTTGGTTGAACAATTGAAAATATGAGTTAGCATAGTCTATAGAAGATAAAATCTCTCAATTTCAACTCTTAAGCAAGCAAGTAATAATATTTACAGTGTAATTCTTAACCCgttaaatcaaaattaaaattggtgAGATACAAAATAAAACGTTTAAAGAATATTgtgtaaaaaacaaaatggtCTCCCCGATTCtccctttcccttctttccGTGGGGGAAAATTTGCCTTGAATCGGGCCACCGTCCAATAAGActttatttgtttcgcgaaaaatgaacgatttaaaaaatattttttctaaaaagaatGGCTTAGTTTGcttaaaatatttatcaaataaaaaatattttcattatgaaTAACAATTTTATGCCTCACTATTTGTTGAAAGATAATATAGGCGAAACTTTTAGTAGCGAATGCCAGAGACTCGAGTTGATGATGTAAATTACATCAATAAAACACTACCAAAGCAGTATCGGACCCTTGTCTGACACATCGCTCACCAAATATGTAAAGTTCGACGAAGAAGCTGAGAGCTCTTCCTAATCAGAACCATGCTACATGTAATGAACAAAAAGGAAGCTGATATCTTGGAATGTCAAGGAAGAAATGGAATTGCAATCCGATGATGCCAAATACAATGGGTCCACACCAATCACATGTACAGTAGTACTCCATAAAATCCCAACACTCTTTGCCAAGTATAAAGGAGCTAGCACTCTTCTTTTCACCAAATACATTACATATCACTTTTAGTCAGTGGCACACTTCTCATCAATTAATAAATGCagtctaaaaagaaaaacaaggctAATAGAGCCCAAGAAAGACAAATGGAACTCCGTCCGTGAGACGATCGTAGCAAAGCTAAACAGAGCCGAGAGTATTAGCACCTCAAAGGGAATTTCAGCATCTATTAAGAGCTTCACTTTGAAGGGCCAAGGAGACTAGTTTGTGGTTTAAAATATTACCAGAATATCATAGCAACCTCttccaggaaaaaaaatacaagagtTGATAATGTGATGTCAAACTTAATGAGATGAAATCTCAGCTGGAATCTGCACATAATTAATTCCTCATATTACAATTGCCCAAGAATTCATTCTTCTATGTGATGGCGACGGATCTACCATCCACACAAAAAGCAGCATTTAGTGAGGTAGTATGGCGAGAACAATGGGAGCAACCGGATGTAtaacaaaatcaattttccccACTACTGCAGTGACTTCAGCAAAACTTGCTTAAGAACCGCAGCAAGAAGATCTCTGCGGTACTTGAGCGGCCCCTGATGCCTGATCCGGTTGATTGATCCTAATTGCTGCTTGAGGCTGCAGTAGTTCAACCAAACAGGAAAGAGGTCAACCTTTGGCAATGGATAATTGATATCTACAGTAAGAAATTAgattctttttcctcctcctctggTACTCTCAGGGGAGAACTTCCAAGAAACTTCAGGTGCCAACCTGAAATGACCCTCCAGCCCAACAAAGCAAGCAAGCGCGCACAGAATatccaaatagaaaaatttgaaaagcatttaaaatccattttgCCTTATCTTGTTGGCAAAATGGAGTTTGTTAACACGTATAGGCATTGAAAAACTTGCTTGAAGAGGATGGTTCTGTACACAATGCTAGATACGGCCTTTAAAAATCTTCTATATGGCACACGGGCTGTATCACCTTTCTTAAGACATGCCAACTCTATCACCGTAGATTTGGGTGGTAAGTCAATTCCTAAAAATATAAATACCTAAATCAATGGCGATGGAGGTGGCTTATTTAGAAAACGAGTTATATAGACCGTGTACCAGATATTAATACTTAAATCTATTCACAAGGCAAGAGACATCTGTAGAAAGCTGTGGTAATACTTGTTGTCATAGGCCGTCAGCCTTATTTCGATACTGCACAAAGAGTGAGATGTTCCCTAAGACAAGCTACGACTGTGGTCCCTGGCACAATCACTTTTAACAAGCAAAAAACTTAATAAGCACTGAAAAACACTAGCTTTAATCTCGATATAGAAAACATGTACCTCAGATCTTGTGTCGTTTTCTGCAAGCCTTTGCTTGATATCTCTCGCTATTGAAAAGAAAACCTCCTCTACATTCAAGTTCGTCTTGGCACTCTGAAATAGAAGACATACTCAGCACAGGCATGAAGTTACAAAAATTCAGTAAGAAATTAACAAGAGAAAGACTACTGTACTTACAGTCTCAAAAAACTTAATACCATATTCATCGGCCAGCGCTTGGCCCTTTGAGGTAGGAACAGCCTAAAAAAGGAGAAGGACCAATCAAGTAAACAACAATTATCAACAGAATGAGCAGCAGGTGAATATATAACATGGAAGCACACATGATGTAGGGATATGACATACCCTTTTGCTCTCATCCATATCAGCCTTGTTACCCACAAGTACCTTGTTCACATTATCAGAAGCATGCTGTTCGATGTTACGGATCCAATTCCTGATATCTGAAGGAAGAAACAAACTGAATCAACCAAAAGGAATAGGGGGTGCAAATGACAAATAAACCCTGGATCAAAACAGGACTGCACTCGAAATTGAAACAATTAGGTTAACCTAATTTTCAAACATGAAGAAGAAACAACTACGCAAGAGATAACTGATGAGGGAGAACCAATTACTGTTGAAAGATGATTCGTCAGTCACATCATACACAAGGAGTATACCCATGGCCCCACGGTAGTATGCTGCAACACAGAGATAATCTGGTTAACCAACCTTTTCAATCACTCGGGTTGGCTGAAATGGACAGCTGTAAAGAGAGAATTTGTAACACAAAATTTTTCTGATCGAAGAATGATCAAGAAGGACCCAATTACATTAAGAAGGCATAAGCTGGACTCCTTCATGTAAAGATCTCCagtaaaagttaaaattttatgATCTCACTGTTCAATATTCAGAAGGCGACACTTAAAAGCAGTTCAAAACATACCCAACTATTATATTGTCACATGAAGAGAAATGCCAAGGAGAAAGCACCATGTATGTACTCTCAAAATCAAATAGAAAAGACAAACTCCTGTTATAATTCAAGAACTTTCACAAAGTGCAATTGGAAGACAAGTTGGTGAAGGAACTATTCCACATCCATATTGTTACGTTTTTGTTTTACTGGCCAACATTTACTTTATTACGCAAATAAACTTTGATCCAACTTATGAGTTAAACATTGGCCACCCTACGGCCCTAATGTATTTGAAGCCAGACACTGACCAGTTGTAATTGTTCGGAACCTCTCTTGTCCAGCAGTATCCCATATTTGCAATTTAATTCGTTTTCCATCTAGCTCTATAGTCCTGATCTTGAAGTCGATCCTGCGAATTAGAAAGACAAGCTACTATGATTAGTTGACCTAGCCAACATCTGAagtaaaacaaaatttatttcagataGACCCACCCAATAGTTGTTATAAAGCTGGTAGTAAAGGAACCATCTGAAAAGCGCAAGAGGAGGCAACTCTTACCAACACCTGCCAAAAATAATGCCAGAAGAGAAGGAGATATGAGATGATCACTGCTACACCATTTCAGAATTATTTAACTAGCAATTGAAGTGTAACTCATAAACCACAATATTATGAGAAAAAAGTTTGAACATGTATAAAGGTGATAACATACCACATGCTTAATCAATCAAATGTTTATATTTATAGATGGTTCATTTTTAATGGGACTGTAAGAAATGTTGTTTAGCTATAGAGAACAGTGCAATAGCACTTTGCTAGTTGGTGATGTCAAGTCTGCATACGACATCGTATGAGTACTGCACAAAATAACTGTTTCCCACAATCAACTACTCAAAAACTTCCTTTGCACCTAGAAAATGTGTATAATATGAATATGATTTCATTAACGAGTGCCTATCAACACCGGTTAACCATAATTAGAATGGAAAGATTTAATTTTCAGAGCAATAGTGAAGAAGACAGTTTATTAGATACTGTAGTTATTCCTTATTTGGTTGCTTAACATGTATTCCAAGAGAAGTCTTTACCAAACATAATATAAATACCACTAATGAGAACTTTTCACTCAACATACTAGCAAAACAAGCAGTATACATAACCAAAGAAGTCTCAAAACAACAACCCAATGGTCTCCAATCGACCAAGAGAGCACACAACAATCTACAAAGCCTCCCTAATAGTCTAAGTTTCCAAGCCACTTAAAACTCGCTAAAGTAGATGCCAGTGGAGTCCTTATGCCATCAAAAAATAAGTTGAGCTCACACTACCACTAACTTCCTCAGCTTTTCAGTCCAAATCCTCAAACTTAGCAGGGATTAGGCTCCACGTTCCAAACCAAATGAAGAGAGATCGTAAACAATAACCGCATGAGATTACTTTCTCACATTATTTATCCCCTGAGATAGCATTGTAACAATGCTCCAAATTCTCCCTTTTCCCTAACTTCAAGTACGATGCCAGCAGCTAACCAATCAAACAAAGTCACATGCCTAGTTCGAACCACCAGAACTCCAAAATGAGCTGGATTATTAATGAGAAAGAACAACAAGATCGGGTTCTGGTCGCAGGAACTATCAATCTATTTCACGCGCAAACAAAAAGGCCCCAAAGGATAGAGGAGAAAACGAAGGGCATACCGCTATCGCCGATCAAGAGGAGCTTTATGAGGTAGTCGTAATCGGCTCGAGCCCGTGCAGGTGCGACAGCCATTCCTCGTTCTCACGACACTCGACACGCTCAACCTCAGGAAGACGAAAACCTAAAAGCGACCAAATGCTACGCATCAAGCAGATTCCAAATCGGGAACGGAAGCAAGAAACAAGAGAAGATCTCATCGACGCGTCGGTTGAATTCGAAGAATACCAGATCAAAAGCCGAGGGAACGAGGGGAGATCTGGCCGATGGCGGAGCGCGGCGGCGTCTCTGATACGTCGGCACCGGACAGCcgttgaaaaaggaagttgcagagaaagagagagagagcgaggaggGAATGTAGAAGTGGTGGAGGCCAATGATTACTTAAACAAATGGGGATGGAAGGGGTCCGTCCGAGCCGTTGGATTTGACATTGAGCTTGGAATCGGACGTGTTCTCCGCTCTCATCATCGCCGTTTAAGAGAGAGGGGCCCACCCAAGTAATATTTTTCTCAATGGTTTGACCTTATCAGGATAAACTTTTCGGGTGCTTTtgttttaccaaaaattcaaaatttaataaatattctacaaaaaaatgatcacatttatcgcttacaaaaacgagtcaatgaaaaaaatattttcatcacccgTGAAAAGAATTAGTCATAAACTATGAccgataagaaaaaaaaaattcatgaaataatttttttaaacaatattaTCAATCACTGttcgaaaaaatatatttcaaatctttAGTTTTACGTGAAACAAACAAACTATTCATTCTTATTTTTAAACTTAAATCTTAAGGCCGACATATTGCCAATTTCATAACTATGAATAATGTTTTAAAGGGATATATCCATTAGTGTAACGCCCCGAAATTTCGACATCTATAAGATAACCGAATTCAATTTAAGGATTAAATGTGAATTCTAGTTTGTTGTAtacaatttggattttgaggatttaagtgCCAATGGTTGGATTATTTTCGAGACGTCGATCAGAATAGTTTAGGCTTCGTTAGTTCGGTCCTCGTGCAATAGGATCGAGACCCTCGCGCCCCGAGCCTAACCCCGACCAAACTCGAgttgtgaaaagaccaaaatatcctccgtcgattgagccaaatgtccaACCAATCCTAAAATATCTAGTGACCGTTTTGCCCCTTCATTTATGCACAAGAGACAAAAGAATTCAAATCCCGATGGGCCCCACTAGTCACCTCACCTTTTCAACCACCAAGGTCAAATCCCCATCTACCTATCTAATCAAGTCAACTCtcttccctctcctctctccctctcacgcTTTTCTTCCCCCTTCCCCCTCCTCCCTTGGCTAGTTTGCGACACCACCCCCAACTTCCAACCCTCTTTGCTGCTCCGACCATCTATCACCCCCGATAGCCTCACACCGCCGACTCTACTGCCGACTCACTACTCGACCCCCTGTTGTATCCCTTACGGCGACTACCCGAGGCTTCGAACCCGCAAAGTCGTCGGCCCCGCTCGTTTCCCCCTTCTTGGTCCTCTCGCTCGACCGCCGCCCTCCGCCATCTAGCAGTTGCCATCCTGTCTTCAACCAGCCCTAC is a genomic window containing:
- the LOC115739889 gene encoding ras-related protein RABE1c-like, whose product is MAVAPARARADYDYLIKLLLIGDSGVGKSCLLLRFSDGSFTTSFITTIGIDFKIRTIELDGKRIKLQIWDTAGQERFRTITTAYYRGAMGILLVYDVTDESSFNNIRNWIRNIEQHASDNVNKVLVGNKADMDESKRAVPTSKGQALADEYGIKFFETSAKTNLNVEEVFFSIARDIKQRLAENDTRSEPQAAIRINQPDQASGAAQVPQRSSCCGS